DNA from Fusobacterium perfoetens:
ATTCAGATTTAAATGAAAGTATTTTAGGACATATTTTTGAACAATCTGTAAGTGATATTGAAGAACTTAAAAAAATTTCTCAGAATGAAGAATTTGATAAAAAAGAAAGTAAAAGAAAAAAAGATGGAATTTTTTATACACCAAAATATATTACAAAATATATTGTAGAATCAACAATGAATGCTTGGATTGAAGATAAGAAAAAAGAGTTAGGGGAAGAAAATCTTCCTGAACTTCAAGAAAAAGACTTTAAATATGATTTATATAAAAAGAATTATTCAAAAAATTTCAGAAAGCATGTTGAATTTTGGGAAAAGTTCCGTGAGAAATTAAGAAAAATAAAAATTGTAGATCCTGCTTGTGGTTCAGGAGCTTTTCTTATAGAAGCATTTGACTTTTTATTAAAATACAATCAAATGATTGATGATAAAATTTTTAATATGACAGGAACAAAAAATCTTTTTGATGATACAACAAAAGAGATTTTGGAGAATAATATTTTTGGTGTGGATTTAAATAAAGAAAGTGTTGAAATAACAAAACTTTCATTATGGCTTAGAACTGCAAATAAAGATAAAACTCTTGCAACTTTAGAAAATAATATTAAATGTGGAAATTCTTTAATTTCTGATAAAAGTTTAACTGAAAAAGCTTTTGATTGGAAAGAGGAATTTCCAGAAGTTTTTAAAGAGGGTGGATTTGATATTGTAATTGGAAATCCTCCATATGTTTTAATGCAACCGTCAAATACTGAAGAAAAATTATTGGAATACTATAAAAATTTTGAGGTAGCATCTTATAAAATAGATTTATTTCATCTATTTTTTGAAAAAGGAATAAAAATATTAAAAAATAATGGAAAGTTAGGCTTTATAACTCCAAATACTTATTTAACAAATAAATATATTCAAAAACTGAGAGAATTTATTTTAAAAAGTTGTTCAATCAATGAAATTATAAATTATAAAAATCAAGTTTTTTCAGAGGCAAATGTAGATGTAGCTACTATAATATTAAATAAAAATAAAATAATAAATCATAAAATAAATATTTATGAAGCAGAAAGTGAAAAATTAATATTTATAAAAAATCAATTTCAAAATGAATGGGAAGAAGATGAAGATAATATATTTAATATAAAGCAATCTTTAAATATAAAATTTAATAATTGTTTAGAGTTTGAAAAAATAGGAATTTCTTACTTTGGGATACAGGCATTTGATAAAAAGAGTTCTACAAGTAATGAAAAAATAAATGAAAATTATATGCCTTTAATAGATGGAAGTGAAGTAAATAGATATGAATATTCTATTCCACAGAAATATTTTGATTATAGAGAAGAAAATATAAAAAGTGGTGGAAATATTAATGTTTATTTGAAAAAAAGAATAGTAGTAAGACAAATAGGTAAAACTCCTGTAATTGGAATTTGCGAACCAAAAATATTAACTTCTAATACTTTGTATAATTTATATATAAAAGATGAAAAGTTTTCTTTATATTATGTGCTAAGTATTTTAAATTCTAAATTAATAAAATATTATTGGCTTAGCAAGTATTCTGATGGAAAGCAACTTTTTCCAAAAATAAAAGGTTTTCAATTAAAAAAATTACCGATAAAAAATATTTCTTTAGAAGAACAAAAACCTTTTATTGAAAAAGCAGATATTATGATTGAACTTAATAAAGAACTTCAAAATAAAATTAAAAAATTTAAAAACAGATTATCATCAAATTTAGATTTAAAAGAATTTTCCAAAAAAATGGAAAGTTTTTATGAACTAGGTTTTAAAGAATTTTTAAAAGAACTAGGGAAACAAAAAATAAAATTAACTCTTTCTCAGCAAGATGAGTGGGAAGAATATTTTGAAGATTATAAAAAACAAATTTTAGAAATAAAACAAAAAATTTCTGTAACAGATAAAGAAATTGATTTAATGATTTATAAACTTTATGAATTGACAGAGGAAGAAATAAAAATCATTGAGGAAAATTTTTAATTTTAAAAGAATCGGTGATATAAAATGAATAACGAAAACAAAGAAAAAGTAATTGAAATTTTAAAACAAGAATTGAAGCAGAATGTCTTGGATTTTTTAAATCATGAATATGTCATTGAAAAAATAAGAGAACAGGAAGATAATCAAGAATTTATAATGGGGCTTTATGATATTTTAGATGAAATAAATATAATTGTAAAGCAGACTATAAAAACCAAACATGCTCCAAGTGAAGAAATTCTTACAGAAGAAGAGGCTTTCAGAAGAGTTATTGAATATAACAGGCAGGCAAAGGAAGCCAAAAAAAATTCTGATAGAAAAAAAGCCAAAAGATTTTATGACAAAAAATCCATGCTGTTAAAAAAATACGGAAAACCTATCTGTATTCACAGTTTAGCTGGAGGATATAGAGTAGTTCTAGTTAAATTAAAAAATGGAACATTTCACTGCCCTATAAATCATTATTCTTTAGATGAAATAGAAAATCTTAAAACAGAAGATTATGAAGGAATAATTGAGTAAAAATTTTATGAAATATGATGGAAATAATAAAAGACGGAGAAAAATAAAAAAATCTCCGTCTTTTTTTGAAAATTATTTTTTCTCTACATATAAAAAATAAAGAATAATAGGGAGAAAAACTCCTCCAGATAAGAAATTTCCTATTGTAACGGGAATGAAATGATTTATAAAAATTTCTCCCATAGAAAAAGTTTCAGGAGAGATTAATTTTCCCATTGAAATTACAAACATATTTGCAACAACATGCTGGTATCCTGAAAGAACAAAAAGCATAATAGGAAACCAGCAGGCAAATATTTTTCCTACAGCATCAGTTGCAGACATTGCCATAATAACTCCTAGAGCAACAAGCATATTACATAAAAATCCACTGAAAATTCCTTGAGAGAAAGGAAGCACAGTTTTTGAAAGAGCAGCTTGTACAACAGTTTTTTCCATAAGTGGAGATGAAAAAACTCCTGAATAAAAAGTGATATATGCAGTAAATATACTTCCAAGAAAATTTCCAATCCATACAAGCATAAGATTTCTTATAAGCTGAAAAAGACTTATATCTTTTGTAAAGTATGCAAGGGAAAGAAGAGAGTTT
Protein-coding regions in this window:
- a CDS encoding Eco57I restriction-modification methylase domain-containing protein, which produces MNNLFNDKILSQKAASEVDLSKNNLAERRKYLNKWIDMLEKGVLEKTKEEQLQGEFISDIFSKVLNASNITDGKEEWNLERETKTLLDGQKADGTLGFFNNQGKKDIRALIELKGVNINLDARQKRVGDTRSAVEQAFGYAPKYGRNCHWIIVSNFKEIRLYRANSMLEYQVFFLEKLRDDLEFKKFIYVLSFYALVGTEKKKAKSLELSEEYQKVQSEIEKKFYNEYKKIRIDIFENMKNNNPDISELMIIEKVQKLLDRFLFICFCEDKGLIPESSYSNLVKRGEILEDIFESFKSFCNWINTGNKSKNIPHFNGGLFKPDSVLDNLIVDDEVFRKLEKIADYDFDSDLNESILGHIFEQSVSDIEELKKISQNEEFDKKESKRKKDGIFYTPKYITKYIVESTMNAWIEDKKKELGEENLPELQEKDFKYDLYKKNYSKNFRKHVEFWEKFREKLRKIKIVDPACGSGAFLIEAFDFLLKYNQMIDDKIFNMTGTKNLFDDTTKEILENNIFGVDLNKESVEITKLSLWLRTANKDKTLATLENNIKCGNSLISDKSLTEKAFDWKEEFPEVFKEGGFDIVIGNPPYVLMQPSNTEEKLLEYYKNFEVASYKIDLFHLFFEKGIKILKNNGKLGFITPNTYLTNKYIQKLREFILKSCSINEIINYKNQVFSEANVDVATIILNKNKIINHKINIYEAESEKLIFIKNQFQNEWEEDEDNIFNIKQSLNIKFNNCLEFEKIGISYFGIQAFDKKSSTSNEKINENYMPLIDGSEVNRYEYSIPQKYFDYREENIKSGGNINVYLKKRIVVRQIGKTPVIGICEPKILTSNTLYNLYIKDEKFSLYYVLSILNSKLIKYYWLSKYSDGKQLFPKIKGFQLKKLPIKNISLEEQKPFIEKADIMIELNKELQNKIKKFKNRLSSNLDLKEFSKKMESFYELGFKEFLKELGKQKIKLTLSQQDEWEEYFEDYKKQILEIKQKISVTDKEIDLMIYKLYELTEEEIKIIEENF
- a CDS encoding formate/nitrite transporter family protein — translated: MSKTFLNPSETTCAVINMGITRGGEKSSLKILVSGFAAGMFIALAGIGQLTAAQLFTSGAARFIGASVFPVGLMLCVFTGTSLFTGNSLLSLAYFTKDISLFQLIRNLMLVWIGNFLGSIFTAYITFYSGVFSSPLMEKTVVQAALSKTVLPFSQGIFSGFLCNMLVALGVIMAMSATDAVGKIFACWFPIMLFVLSGYQHVVANMFVISMGKLISPETFSMGEIFINHFIPVTIGNFLSGGVFLPIILYFLYVEKK